The Bacillota bacterium nucleotide sequence TGGGTATCCCAATTACCCTAGAACAGCGACGGGAGGCCCTTCTGCACGTTCGGCGCGATGCCGAGATGGCGGAACGCATGCTCGGTGGCACGTCGGCCGCTCGCCGTGCGCACCACAAACCCGATCTTGAGCAGGAAAGGCTCCACCATGTCCACGAGGGTGTCCTGCTCCTCGTTGAGCGTGGCGGCAAGGGCCTCTATCCCGACGGGGCCGCCGCCGTAGAACTCGATGATGGCCCTGAGGTACTTCCTGTCGAGGTTGTCAAGGCCCACGTCGTCGATGCCTTCCATGGCGAGGGATGCGGCTACTACATCCTTCGTGATGACACCGTCCGCCTTGACCTGGGCGTAATCGCGTACCCTCTTGAGCAGCCTGTTCGCCACCCTGGGCGTGCCGCGTGAGCGCCTGGCGATCTCGGCACCGGCCTCGTCCTCTACCGTGACTCTGAGGAT carries:
- the ruvB gene encoding Holliday junction branch migration DNA helicase RuvB, producing the protein LFIDEIHRLPKVVEEFIYSAMEDFQIDFVVDKGAFAKTIKVPLKHFTLVGATTRAGLLSAPLRERFGIFHHLDFYPPEELAEIVRRSASILRVTVEDEAGAEIARRSRGTPRVANRLLKRVRDYAQVKADGVITKDVVAASLAMEGIDDVGLDNLDRKYLRAIIEFYGGGPVGIEALAATLNEEQDTLVDMVEPFLLKIGFVVRTASGRRATEHAFRHLGIAPNVQKGLPSLF